In the genome of Paenibacillus pabuli, the window CATTTTATTCAAGGGATGGAATCCAAAAGACGATTCCTGTTCAACCTTGCGGCCAGACTCAAGCCTGGAGCACCACTTATTATTGCAGCCGTCAATGCCAATCTTCATTCACCTGTACATCCAATCATGATGCAAGCCTGGCAGGATCACATGTTAAGTCAGGGTATTCAGCCTGAGGAATGGGAGCGGTTTGCTGCATCCCTTGGTCGAGAGTCCGATCCCATCTCCTCTGAACAGTTGATTGAGCTTATGGAAGAATGCGGATTCACGCATATTACACGTTATTTCGGATCATTTTGGGTGGAGGGATATTATGCGATACGAGTCTAAAGGAGGGTCTGTGAAAGACCAGATTTGGGTTGTAGGCGGATATGGTCAGGTGGGGCAAATGATATGTACAGAGCTGGCACGCTCGTTTCCGGGCAAAGTATGGGCGGCAGGTACGCGAATGAACCGGGCTGAGGAATTCAGCCGATCTACAGGCGGGCTAGTGCAGCCGCTTCAACTGGATGTACGAAAAGCAATGGATCCTGTCCAGCTTCAATCCGTCAAACTGGTAATTATGTGTGTGGACCAGACGGGTCCCCGATTTGTCGAAGCTTGTGCAAAAGCAGGGACGGATTATATCGATATTTCAGCCAATTATGATTTTCTGGGTCAGGTCGAACAGCTGCATTCCAGAATGCAGCGTTCCAAAGCAACAGCCATGCTCAGTGTGGGACTATCGCCTGGTGTAACCAATCTGCTTGTGCGTGAAGCGGGAGCTCACATGGAGCAAGTGGACGAAGTGGACATTACCGTCATGCTGGGACTGGGCGAGAAACACGGAAAAGCCGCGGTGGAGTGGACGGTAGATCAGATGAATGCTACCTATCAGGTCATGAAAAAGGGCAAGCCAGCCGAAGTGCACAGTTTTCACGATGGGAAATGGATTGATTTTGGCGCAGACTTGGGCCGCAGGAAAGCATATCGTTTTAACTTTTCGGATCAACACGTCGTTGCTCGTACACTTCGTATTCCAACAGTGTCCACCCGGTTATGTCTAGATTCCCGCTGGATGACCAGATCCATGGCAATCTCGAAACGTATTGGTCTGTTCTCACTACTGCGTATTGCCTCCCTTCGTAATGGTACGGTCAAGGCTTTTGGGGTTATTCCCGGAGGGGAGCCGATGTTTGCAGTTAAGGTAGATGCAGTGGGATGGAAAAAGGGCAAGCCAATCCATGTCGAGCAGCTGCTGGTTGGCGAACGTGAAGCAGATGCTACAGCAGCAGTTGCAGTGGCGGTAGCGGAGCGAATGTACCGGACGGAACTCCCGTATGGTGTTTTCCACATTGAACAATGCCTGTCCTTGCAGAACATTCAGGAAGCACTTCGTTTTCCATTGAAAGTAACAACGAAGATCACGTAAATCATCTATGTGGTTGGATCATTTTTTTGCTCAGGCTCTCCGATCTGATATGATGGAACCAATAATCATGCCAGAACGGAGGGAGATCATGAACTGCATTGCTGTATTGCCATATTACAAAGTACAGAGAGAAGTGACGGGTCTCGCACAGGAAATACTGCAGAGCGATCGGTCCATGATCCTGTACTCGGACAAGATTGTCACGAAATACCGCGAGTTTAACATTACGGAAGTGTTCGACATGTCCTTTCGGAGAATGGGGAATGAAGGTGGTTTTTTCTATCTACATACCAGCACCGGAGTCTATCCTTATATGGTCAACATAGATCCCAAGCCTTTTATCCAAAGTTTCAGAACAATGTCTGCTCAAAAATTAACTTAATCTTGACCTTGCCGTTACGTGAAGGCTTATCCTCGGATTTGGAAGTAAGGAAATCCAAACCTAGAGGAGTTGTGAAATGAATGAGTATATTAATCCAGCAAGCCACAATCTTAACGATGAAAGAAAACGGTTCCCCCTTCAAGGGGGATATTCGCATTGTAGGCGACCGGATCGCCGAGATGGCTCCCC includes:
- a CDS encoding saccharopine dehydrogenase family protein, whose protein sequence is MKDQIWVVGGYGQVGQMICTELARSFPGKVWAAGTRMNRAEEFSRSTGGLVQPLQLDVRKAMDPVQLQSVKLVIMCVDQTGPRFVEACAKAGTDYIDISANYDFLGQVEQLHSRMQRSKATAMLSVGLSPGVTNLLVREAGAHMEQVDEVDITVMLGLGEKHGKAAVEWTVDQMNATYQVMKKGKPAEVHSFHDGKWIDFGADLGRRKAYRFNFSDQHVVARTLRIPTVSTRLCLDSRWMTRSMAISKRIGLFSLLRIASLRNGTVKAFGVIPGGEPMFAVKVDAVGWKKGKPIHVEQLLVGEREADATAAVAVAVAERMYRTELPYGVFHIEQCLSLQNIQEALRFPLKVTTKIT